The Halomonas denitrificans DNA window GAACAGCGTCATCGCGCCCAGGTCGAGGCCGTTGGCGCCGATCCACATCAGGTGGTTCAGGATGCGGGTGATCTCGTCGAACAACGTGCGGATCCATTGCGCGCGGTCCGGCGGTTCGATACCGAGAAGCTGCTCGATGGCGCGCACGTAGGCGTGCTCGTTGCACATCATCGAGACGTAGTCGAGCCGGTCCATGTAGCCGATCGACTGGTTGAACGGCTTGGACTCGGCAAGCTTCTCGGTGGCCCGGTGGAGCAGGCCGACGTGCGGGTCGGCGCGCTGGACGACTTCGCCGTCCATCTCCAGGATCAGCCGCAGGACGCCGTGGGCGGCCGGATGCTGGGGACCGAAGTTCAGCGTGTAGTTGCGGATCTCGGCCATGTCACAGCCCCCCTTCGCGGCGGTCGAGCTGGTCGCCGACGTACCTCGAATCGCGCCGGATCACGCGCGGCACGAGCACCCTCGGCTCGATTTCGGTCGGTTCGTAGACCACGCGCTTGCGGCCCTCGTCGTAGCGCACCGTGACGTTGCCGATCAGCGGGAAGTCCTTGCGGAACGGGTGACCGATGAATCCGTAGTCGGTCAGCAGGCGACGCAGGTCCGGGTGCCCCTCGAACACGATGCCGAACAGGTCGAAGGCTTCGCGCTCGTACCAGTTGGCCGACGCCCACACCTCGACCAGCGACGGCAGGCTGGGGAAATCCGCTTCGTCGGGATGGCAGCGCAGGCGCAGGCGGTGGTTGTGGGCGGTCGAGAGCAGCTGGCAGACCACCGCGAAGCGATTGGGAATCTGCTCGGCCTCGGGCCGGCTGGCCCAGTCGAAGCGGCCCGGACCGAGGTGATCGACGCCGCGCGAGAAGCCCGAGCCGGACGCTTCCGCGGTTTCCCACTCGTCGTCGCCGTAGCCAAGGAAATCGACCCCGCAGAGGTCGATGAGCATGTCGAAGGCCAGCGTCTCGTCGTCGCGCAGCCGGGTGCAGCTGTCGACCCAGTCGCGCGGCTTCAGCTCGACGATGAGCTGGCGATGGTCCTCGCGCACGGCGACGACGCGATCGCCGAGCAGTTCCTCGACGCGCCGGGCGATGGTCTGGTTGCGTTCGCTGAAAGTGCTCATGCGGCCGGTGCCATGAAGGAATTCGTCCGTCGAATCTTCTTCTGCAGCTGGATGATGCCGTAGACCAGCTGCTCCGCCGACGGCGGGCAACCCGGGACGTAGACGTCGACCGGCACGATGCGGTCGCAGCCGCGGGTCACTGCGTAGGAATAGTGGTAGTAACCCCCACCGTTGGCGCAGGAGCCCATGGAGATCACCCACTTGGGATCGGGCATCTGGTCGTAGACCTTGCGCAGGGCCGGGGCCATCTTGTTGCAGAGCGTGCCGGCAACGATCATCACGTCGGACTGGCGCGGGCTGGGCCGGAACACGACGCCGAAGCGGTCGAGGTCGTAGCGCGACGCGCCGGCGTGCATCATCTCGACGGCGCAGCAGGCCAGGCCGAAGGTCATCGGCCACATGCTGCCGGTGCGCGCCCAGTTGACCAGCGCGTCGACCGACGTCGTGACCATGCCCTTCGACAGCAGCGGGTTCGCGTCGGCACCGGGACGCAGGATGTCGTCGACCTGGTTCAGTTCAACGATGTCGCTCATGCGGTCACTCCCATTCCAGCGCGCCCTTCTTCCATTCGTAGATGAACCCGATCACCAGCACGGCCAGGAATACGGACATCGCGATCAGGCCGGTCATGCCGATGGAATCGAGCGCCACCGCCCACGGAAACAGAAACGCGATTTCGAGATCGAAGATGATGAACAGGATGGCGACGAGGTAGAAGCGCACGTCGAACTTCATGCGCGAATCCTCGAAGGCCTCGAAGCCGCACTCGTACGGCGAGAGCTTCTCGGCATCGGGGCGACGCGGCCCGAGAATGCCACCGGCCGCGAGCAGGGCGACGCCCATGCCGGCCGCGACACCGAGAAAGATCAGGATCGGAAAGTATTCGGTCAGCATTTCGCCTCGCTTCCAGCTCGCCCCCGCTCGACCGGGGTGGATGGCACAGGACGCGCCCAGCGGCTCCCGGGCGGATCGCCTGCACCTTCGCCTTGTCGTGAATCGATCGCTTCGAGACTCGGTCGGTCGAAGCGATATGTCGCAACGTTACGTCGTGAACCTGGTGCCGAAGGCCGGACTCGAACCGGCACGGCCGTTAGGCCACTGCCCCCTCAAGACAGCGTGTCTACCAATTCCACCACTTCGGCAGGTACACGACGTGAAACTCGTTGTTCGGAACTCGGCCGACCGTACGGTCAGTCGACCGGAGGCTCCGGGATGACCTCGGACGACTCGTCCTCGGCAGACGCGGCCTGGTTGCCGGCCTGGTTGCCGGACGCCTGGTTGCCGGACTGATCGTCCGCCCCGTCGGCCTGCGCGTCGTCGCCCGAGGCTTCGCGCGGCTCGGAATCGAGCTGCTCGATGACCGCGTCGACCGCCGCGTCGGCATCGTTCGCCGCATCGGCGGCGGAGGATTCGAGGGCGCCGACCACGCCCAGGTCGTCGGTCGCTTCGCGGTTGCCGCCGGCGGCGAGGACCGCCATGGTCAGGCTGATGCCGAAGAAACCGACCGCGAGCCAGGAGGTCGTGCGGGTCAGGAAATTGGACGCACCGCGCGAGCCGAACACGGTGCCCGATGCACCGGACCCGAACGCGGCGCCCATGGTCGCACCCGGTCCGCGCTGGACCAGCACGATGGCGATCAGGCCAGCGGCCAGCAGGACGTGCAACACGATCAATACAGTAAACATGCGTCGTCAGATTCCGTCGTCGTCGAATTCGGTGCCGGGTCGTCGCGCCTGCCGCCGCCTCAGCGCGCTGCAGCCCCGACGATCCCCATGAACGATGCCGCATCCAGCGATGCGCCGCCGATCAGGCCGCCGTCGATGTCTTCGCAGGCCAGCAGTTCCGGCGCGTTGCCGGGCTTCATGCTGCCGCCGTAGACAATCCGAATGCGGCCCGCAATTGTAGCATCATCATTGGCGAGACGGGCCCGGATGAATGCATGGATTTCCTGCGCCTGGTCGGGCGTGGCGGTCCGCCCGGTGCCGATCGCCCAGACCGGTTCGTAGGCGATCACCGCGTGCTCGAAGGCCGCGATCCCGGCGTGCCGGACGACCGCGTCCACCTGCGCGCCGATCACCGCCTCGGCCTCGCCCGCATCGCGCTGCGCCAGGGTTTCGCCGACGCACAGGACCGGCACGAGGCCGGCCTCGACCGCCGCCGTGAACCGCGCCGCAACGACCGCATCGGTCTCGCCGTGGTCTTCGCGCCGCTCCGAGTGACCGACCAGCACCAGGGAAACGCCGCAATCGACCAGCATCGCCGCCGCCACGTCGCCCGTGTGGGCGCCGGGCGCCTCGGCGCTGAGATCCTGCGCGCCGAGCCGGACCGCGGAGTCGCCCAGCGCATCGCGCGCGGTCAGCAGGTACGGGAACGGCGGCATCACGGCGACGTCCGCATCGACCGGCCGGGCCTCGTACGCGGACACGATGTCTCCGATCAGCGCCCGGGTCATGGCCTGCGAGCCGTTCATCTTCCAGTTGCCTGCGATCAGCGGTCGTCGATCGGGATGCATGGGGTTCTCCTCGGTCCGTGGGTCTCGTAAGCCGCCGGCACACAACGCGGCGCGATGCACGTCGCTCGGGCCGTTCGGTCGGCGGCGGGCGACAGGATAGGCGCAGGGCGCGTCGGGCGCAATGCGAGACGCCCGCTTGGCTCGCCGTTCACATCGACGCTGCATGATCCGGCCGAGTACGAGGCCTGCCCGCCGGCAGCCGCCGGCATCCGGCGTCTTCCGGGTTCGTCTTCCGGGTTCGTCTTCCGGGTTCGTCTTCCGGGTTCGTCTTCCGGGTTCGTCTTCCGGGGCGACGCCGGCACCGACGAGGAATCCGGCGACCGCCTCGACCGCATTCACCCTTCAATCGATGGAGTCGAAACCGATGATCCGATCCCGCCTTGGCATCACCCTGCTGTGCGGCTCGCTGCTGGCCGCTGCCGGCCCGACCGCCGCCGCCCCCGAGCAGTACACGATCGACACGCGCGGCATGCATGCGTTCGTCTAGTTCAAGATCTCGCACCTCGGCTTTTCCTGGCTGTACGGCCGCTTCGACGACTTCGACGGCCGCTTAACCTTCGATCCCGAAGCGCCCGAGGAAAGCTCCGTCGAGGTCGAAATCCGGACGTCCAGTGTCAACACCAACCTGGAGCGGCGCGACGATCACCTGCGCGGGGAAGACTTCCTGCAGGTCGACGCCCACCCCGAGGCGAGCTTCCGCTCGACCGCCTTCGAGCCCCTGGGCGACGACCGCTACCGGCTGACCGGCGACCTGTCGCTGCTCGGCCAGACGCGCGAAGTCACCATCGATGTCGAGCAGACCGGCGCCGGCGAAGACCCCTGGGGCAACTATCGCCGGGGGTTCCAGGGCAGCACGACCCTGACGCTGGCGGACTGGGGCATCACCTACGACCTCGGGCCGGCCGAGACCGTCGAGATGATCCTGTCGATCGAGGGCATCCGCCAGTCGGAGGACGACGCGTCCTGACTTGCGAGACGATCGCAGAAGCCGTTCGGGCGGCCGCCGCCCGAACGCGGCGATGCCTGCGCCGCGATCAATCCCCGCCGACCGTCATCCGGTCGATCAGGATCGAGGGGGTCTGCACGTTGCGCCGGCGCTCGACATCCGCGCCCAGGGCCCGGAGGCCGGAGAACATGTCGCGCAGGTTGCCGGCGATGGTGATTTCCTCGACCGGCCAGGCCACCTCCCCGTCCTCGATCCAGAAGCCCGATGCCCCGCGCGAATAGTCGCCGGTCACCAGGTTGACCCCCTGCCCCATCACCTCCGTGACCACCAGGCCGCGGCCCATCTCGCGGACCAGCTGCGCCTGGTCCAGGGAGCCGGGCCGCACGAGCAGGTTTCGGACGCCGCCGGCGTTGCCCGTGGACTCCAGCCCGAGCTTGCGCGCCGAGTAGCTCGACAGCACGTAGCGCGCGAGGCGGCCCGCGTCGATCAACGGGGCGGCCTGCGTGGCCACGCCCTCGGCGTCGAAGGAACTGGACCGGTCCGCGCCGTGCAGGTGCGGGTTCTCGTCGATCTGGACGAAGTCCGGGAAGATGGCCTCGCCCTGGCGGTCGAGGAGGAAGCTCGATCGGCGATAGAGATTGCCGCCGGACGCGGCGCCGATCAGGTGACGGACCAGCCCCAGCGCCGTATCGGGCGTGAACAGCACCGGCGCCGGTCCGGTCGGCGCCCGGCGCGCACCGAGCCGCCGCAGCGCCCGCTCGGCGGCACCGCGGCCGGTCGCTTCGGGATCGGCCAACGCATCGAAGCGGCTCCGGTCGTCCCAGTCCCAGTCGCGCTGCATGCCGTCGTCGTCGGCGGCGATCAGCACGCAGCTCTGGCCGAAGCGGGTCGAGCGACGCGCGCCGACGAACCCGTGCGAATTGGCGTAGACCCCGACCGCGGCCGACGTCGAGACCCCCGCGCCCTCCGAGTTGTCGATCCGCGCGTCCACCGATCGACCGGCGGCCTCGATCGCCCGCGCCCGCTCGATCAGCGCGGTCATCTCCGGCATCGCCGGATGCCACAGATCGAAGTCCTCGATCACGGTCGCCATCCGGCCGGCGTCGGCAAGGCCGCCGGCCGGATCGGCCTGCGTGTGCCGGGCGATCGCCAGGGCCTGCTCCACGGCCTGGCCCAGGGCCTCCGGCGACAGGTCACCGGTGGTCGCCGAGCCGCTGGCCCGGCCGCGGTAGACGGTGATGGAAACGCCACGGTCGCGCGCCTCTTCCAGCGTGTCGATCTCGCCGAGGCGCACGTTGACTTCGCGCGACAGCGACGAATTGACGCTGACCTCGGCCTGGTCCGCGCCGCCGGCGCGCGCTCGCCGAAGCACGTCGGACGCGACGTCGGTGAGCAGCGCCTGCTCGCCGTCCGGGTCGTCGAGCAGGTCGTGGGCACCGCGCTGGATCACGTCGCGGGAAGCGCTCATGCCGTCCCCCCGACGGTCAGACCGTCGATCTTCAGGGTCGGCTGGCCGACACCCACCGGGACGCCTTGGCCGTCCTTGCCGCACACGCCGACGCCGGCATCGAGCTCAAGGTCGTTGCCGACCATCGACACCCGCGTCAGTACATCCGGGCCGTTGCCGATCAGCGTCGCGCCCTTCAGCGGCGCGCCGACCTTGCCGTTCTTCACCCGGTAGGCCTCCGAGGCGACGAACACGAACTTGCCGGAGGTGATGTCGACCTGGCCGCCGTTGAAGTTCACCGCGTAGATGCCATCGTCCACCGACGCCAGGATTTCCTCCGGGTCGTGGTCGCCGGGCCGCATGTAGGTGTTCGTCATCCGCGGCATGGGAACGTGTGCGAAGGATTCCCGGCGGCCGTTTCCGGTCGGCTTCATGCCCATCGCCCGAGCGTTGAGCTTGTCCTGCATCAGGCCCGTCAGGCGGCCGTTCTCGATCAGCGTGGTGCACGAGGTCGGCGTCCCCTCGTCGTCGATCGACAGGGAGCCGCGCCGACCGGGCAGGGTCCCGTCATCGACGACGGTGCAGTGCTCGGTCGCGACCCGTTCCCCGATCCGGCCGTTGAATGCCGAGATG harbors:
- a CDS encoding NADH-quinone oxidoreductase subunit C, encoding MSTFSERNQTIARRVEELLGDRVVAVREDHRQLIVELKPRDWVDSCTRLRDDETLAFDMLIDLCGVDFLGYGDDEWETAEASGSGFSRGVDHLGPGRFDWASRPEAEQIPNRFAVVCQLLSTAHNHRLRLRCHPDEADFPSLPSLVEVWASANWYEREAFDLFGIVFEGHPDLRRLLTDYGFIGHPFRKDFPLIGNVTVRYDEGRKRVVYEPTEIEPRVLVPRVIRRDSRYVGDQLDRREGGL
- a CDS encoding NADH-quinone oxidoreductase subunit B, whose amino-acid sequence is MSDIVELNQVDDILRPGADANPLLSKGMVTTSVDALVNWARTGSMWPMTFGLACCAVEMMHAGASRYDLDRFGVVFRPSPRQSDVMIVAGTLCNKMAPALRKVYDQMPDPKWVISMGSCANGGGYYHYSYAVTRGCDRIVPVDVYVPGCPPSAEQLVYGIIQLQKKIRRTNSFMAPAA
- a CDS encoding NADH-quinone oxidoreductase subunit A, with amino-acid sequence MLTEYFPILIFLGVAAGMGVALLAAGGILGPRRPDAEKLSPYECGFEAFEDSRMKFDVRFYLVAILFIIFDLEIAFLFPWAVALDSIGMTGLIAMSVFLAVLVIGFIYEWKKGALEWE
- the secG gene encoding preprotein translocase subunit SecG, whose product is MFTVLIVLHVLLAAGLIAIVLVQRGPGATMGAAFGSGASGTVFGSRGASNFLTRTTSWLAVGFFGISLTMAVLAAGGNREATDDLGVVGALESSAADAANDADAAVDAVIEQLDSEPREASGDDAQADGADDQSGNQASGNQAGNQAASAEDESSEVIPEPPVD
- the tpiA gene encoding triose-phosphate isomerase — its product is MHPDRRPLIAGNWKMNGSQAMTRALIGDIVSAYEARPVDADVAVMPPFPYLLTARDALGDSAVRLGAQDLSAEAPGAHTGDVAAAMLVDCGVSLVLVGHSERREDHGETDAVVAARFTAAVEAGLVPVLCVGETLAQRDAGEAEAVIGAQVDAVVRHAGIAAFEHAVIAYEPVWAIGTGRTATPDQAQEIHAFIRARLANDDATIAGRIRIVYGGSMKPGNAPELLACEDIDGGLIGGASLDAASFMGIVGAAAR
- the pmbA gene encoding metalloprotease PmbA; this translates as MSASRDVIQRGAHDLLDDPDGEQALLTDVASDVLRRARAGGADQAEVSVNSSLSREVNVRLGEIDTLEEARDRGVSITVYRGRASGSATTGDLSPEALGQAVEQALAIARHTQADPAGGLADAGRMATVIEDFDLWHPAMPEMTALIERARAIEAAGRSVDARIDNSEGAGVSTSAAVGVYANSHGFVGARRSTRFGQSCVLIAADDDGMQRDWDWDDRSRFDALADPEATGRGAAERALRRLGARRAPTGPAPVLFTPDTALGLVRHLIGAASGGNLYRRSSFLLDRQGEAIFPDFVQIDENPHLHGADRSSSFDAEGVATQAAPLIDAGRLARYVLSSYSARKLGLESTGNAGGVRNLLVRPGSLDQAQLVREMGRGLVVTEVMGQGVNLVTGDYSRGASGFWIEDGEVAWPVEEITIAGNLRDMFSGLRALGADVERRRNVQTPSILIDRMTVGGD